One window from the genome of Amycolatopsis sp. NBC_01480 encodes:
- a CDS encoding BldC family transcriptional regulator produces the protein MTATMGGRLLTPGEVAALFRVDPKTVTRWATAGRIGSIRTPGGHRRFRESEVNELLAELTTDASEPARKV, from the coding sequence ATGACCGCGACGATGGGCGGAAGGTTGCTCACCCCCGGTGAGGTGGCCGCTCTGTTCCGAGTGGACCCGAAAACGGTCACCCGGTGGGCCACCGCGGGCCGGATCGGCTCGATCCGGACCCCGGGCGGGCACCGCAGGTTCCGTGAGTCGGAGGTGAACGAGCTGCTGGCCGAGCTCACCACCGACGCGAGCGAACCCGCCCGCAAGGTCTGA
- the resB gene encoding cytochrome c biogenesis protein ResB has protein sequence MTTTEAPPTNPQRPYRPSAAKQVLAFLRNTWRGLTSMRTALVLLFLLALAALPGALLPQRRLNLGKVEDYISAHGWWGTLLDKLEFYDVYSSVWFSAIYILLMISLIGCLTPRSFDYIRQMRARPVLTPKNLARMPHHRIARTARKPEAIREDVRKQLSGWRRIEREEEDGGYSISAERGYLRETGNLLFHFGMLGLIIFFALGKLYMYEGQVIVQADGSQFCNSGIYNYDSFQAGLRIDGTDLDPFCVKVNDFTARYTPSGEADYYHSNIQYQAGADLQSGTWRPYNLQVNDPLRVVGDRVYLLGNGYSPTFTITFPDGQTRTQNTQWRPTDQTTMLSEGATKFDQPGITDEAQRRTRQIAVTGVLAPTSFVHGGVLTSTAPQLKNPMVAVDVMRGDLGLDAGRGQSVFEVDPTRVADGRLKQVARQNLAVGQEIKLADGTRVRFDGVGTWVNLQISHDPTQVYVLAFAIVMFAGLGGSLLVKRRRVWVRVRPGDEGSPGTVIEVAGLARTDQAGYGEEFQRISERLVTGRKGS, from the coding sequence GTGACCACCACCGAAGCCCCGCCGACGAACCCCCAGCGCCCGTACCGGCCCTCGGCCGCCAAGCAGGTGCTCGCCTTCCTGCGCAACACCTGGCGCGGCCTGACCTCCATGCGGACCGCGCTGGTGCTGCTGTTCCTGCTGGCGCTGGCCGCGCTGCCCGGCGCGCTGCTGCCGCAGCGGCGGCTCAACCTCGGCAAGGTCGAGGACTACATCTCCGCCCACGGCTGGTGGGGCACGCTGCTGGACAAGCTGGAGTTCTACGACGTCTACTCCAGCGTCTGGTTCTCGGCGATCTACATCCTGCTGATGATCTCGCTGATCGGCTGCCTCACGCCGCGCAGCTTCGACTACATCCGGCAGATGCGCGCCCGGCCGGTGCTCACCCCCAAGAACCTCGCTCGGATGCCGCACCACCGCATCGCGCGTACGGCGCGCAAGCCCGAAGCGATCCGTGAGGACGTCCGCAAGCAGCTTTCGGGCTGGCGCCGGATCGAGCGCGAAGAGGAAGACGGCGGGTACAGCATTTCCGCCGAGCGCGGCTACCTTCGCGAGACCGGCAACCTGCTGTTCCACTTCGGCATGCTGGGCCTGATCATCTTCTTCGCGCTCGGCAAGCTCTACATGTACGAGGGCCAGGTCATCGTCCAGGCCGACGGCAGCCAGTTCTGCAACTCCGGCATCTACAACTACGACTCGTTCCAGGCAGGCCTGCGCATCGACGGCACCGACCTGGACCCGTTCTGCGTCAAGGTGAACGACTTCACCGCGCGCTACACGCCGAGCGGCGAGGCCGACTACTACCACTCGAACATCCAGTACCAGGCGGGCGCGGACCTGCAGTCCGGCACCTGGCGGCCGTACAACCTCCAGGTCAACGACCCGCTGCGGGTCGTGGGCGACCGGGTTTACCTGCTGGGCAACGGTTATTCGCCGACGTTCACCATCACCTTCCCGGACGGCCAGACCCGCACGCAGAACACGCAGTGGCGGCCGACCGACCAGACCACGATGCTGTCCGAGGGCGCGACGAAGTTCGACCAGCCGGGCATCACCGACGAGGCCCAGCGCCGCACCCGGCAGATCGCCGTGACCGGGGTGCTCGCGCCGACCTCGTTCGTGCACGGCGGGGTGCTCACCTCCACCGCGCCGCAGCTGAAGAACCCGATGGTCGCGGTCGACGTGATGCGCGGCGACCTCGGCCTCGACGCGGGCCGCGGCCAGTCGGTGTTCGAAGTGGACCCCACGCGGGTGGCCGACGGGCGGCTCAAGCAGGTCGCGCGGCAGAACCTGGCCGTGGGCCAGGAGATCAAGCTCGCCGACGGCACCCGCGTCCGCTTCGACGGCGTCGGGACCTGGGTCAACCTCCAGATCTCGCACGACCCGACGCAGGTCTACGTGCTCGCGTTCGCGATCGTGATGTTCGCCGGGCTGGGCGGATCGCTGCTGGTCAAGCGGCGGCGGGTGTGGGTCCGGGTGCGGCCGGGCGACGAGGGCTCGCCGGGTACCGTCATCGAGGTCGCCGGGCTGGCCCGCACCGACCAGGCCGGGTACGGCGAAGAATTCCAGCGGATCAGCGAACGGCTGGTCACGGGCAGGAAGGGCAGCTGA
- a CDS encoding histidine phosphatase family protein: MTTVVHVLRHGEVHNPDKILYGRLPHFRLSERGQRQALTVAEAVAGHDLAYVVASPLQRAQETAAPIAAAHRLDIATDGDLIEAGNVFEGQRVAVGDGALRQPKAWPHLINPFRPSWGEPYVEIAHRMLGAVYRARDEAEGREALCVSHQLPIWTLRRFLEGKRLWHDPRQRQCSLASLTSLVFDGEALVEIVYSEPAGTTDPKVTGA; this comes from the coding sequence GTGACCACCGTCGTCCACGTGCTGCGGCACGGCGAAGTGCACAACCCGGACAAGATCCTCTACGGCCGCCTGCCGCACTTCCGGCTGTCGGAGCGCGGGCAGCGGCAGGCGCTGACCGTCGCGGAAGCCGTGGCGGGCCACGACCTGGCGTACGTCGTCGCGTCGCCGCTGCAGCGCGCGCAGGAGACCGCCGCGCCGATCGCCGCCGCGCACCGGCTCGACATCGCGACCGACGGGGACCTGATCGAAGCGGGCAACGTCTTCGAGGGCCAGCGCGTGGCCGTCGGCGACGGCGCGCTGCGGCAGCCGAAAGCGTGGCCGCACCTGATCAACCCGTTCCGGCCGTCGTGGGGCGAGCCGTACGTGGAGATCGCGCACCGGATGCTCGGCGCGGTTTACCGCGCGCGCGACGAGGCGGAGGGCCGCGAGGCGTTGTGCGTCTCGCACCAGCTGCCGATCTGGACGCTGCGGCGGTTTCTCGAAGGCAAGCGGCTGTGGCACGACCCGCGCCAGCGGCAGTGCTCGCTGGCTTCGCTGACCAGCCTGGTCTTCGACGGCGAGGCGCTGGTGGAGATCGTCTACAGCGAGCCGGCCGGCACCACCGACCCGAAGGTGACGGGCGCATGA
- a CDS encoding Lrp/AsnC family transcriptional regulator has protein sequence MDQLDRKIIAALRVNGRATYADLGRSVGLSASSVHERVGKLEAAGVITGYHATVDPSTVGLGVSALVGIHPTDTATDEDVAAALGELAEVESCYAVAGDEAFVVKVRVPTVDELEHTLGRLRRIPGVGRTNTTVVLSTRFESRPNNAGLDEDGAPGA, from the coding sequence GTGGATCAGCTGGACCGAAAGATCATCGCGGCGTTGCGGGTCAACGGCCGGGCCACCTACGCCGACCTGGGCCGATCCGTGGGGCTGTCCGCGTCGTCGGTGCACGAGCGCGTCGGCAAGCTGGAGGCGGCGGGGGTGATCACCGGCTACCACGCCACGGTCGACCCGAGCACCGTCGGCCTCGGCGTCAGCGCGCTGGTGGGCATCCATCCCACCGACACCGCCACGGACGAGGACGTGGCCGCCGCGCTCGGCGAGCTGGCCGAGGTGGAGAGCTGTTACGCCGTGGCCGGGGACGAGGCGTTTGTGGTCAAGGTGCGGGTGCCGACGGTGGACGAGCTGGAGCACACGCTCGGCCGGCTGCGCCGCATTCCCGGGGTCGGGCGCACCAACACCACCGTGGTGCTTTCGACCCGTTTCGAGAGCCGCCCGAACAACGCGGGCCTGGACGAGGACGGCGCGCCAGGGGCGTAG
- a CDS encoding TlpA family protein disulfide reductase, with the protein MKRVPALLLAAALLLAGCSAGKDAVVTGGTFTFVSPGGQIDITYPQAQRQKSPTLSGDDLMNEGKQLSLDDFPGKPMVINLWGQWCGPCRAEAPDLENASKQMTPLGAQLIGLDVRDPSRQVAQDFVRDRQITYPSIWDPSGRVLLQLAGYPRNIIPSTIVLDRQHRVAAVFLRPVLVTDLMPTVQRLLAEK; encoded by the coding sequence ATCAAGCGAGTGCCCGCGCTGCTGCTCGCCGCCGCGCTGCTCCTGGCGGGCTGCTCGGCCGGCAAGGACGCGGTGGTCACCGGCGGGACCTTCACCTTCGTCTCGCCCGGCGGCCAGATCGACATCACGTACCCGCAGGCGCAGCGGCAGAAGTCGCCGACGTTGTCCGGCGACGACCTGATGAACGAGGGCAAGCAGCTCTCGCTCGACGACTTCCCCGGCAAGCCCATGGTGATCAACCTGTGGGGCCAGTGGTGCGGCCCGTGCCGCGCCGAGGCGCCGGACCTGGAGAACGCCAGCAAGCAGATGACGCCGCTGGGCGCGCAGCTGATCGGGCTCGACGTGCGCGACCCGTCCCGTCAGGTGGCCCAGGACTTCGTGCGGGACCGGCAGATCACCTACCCGTCCATCTGGGACCCGTCCGGGCGCGTGCTGCTCCAGCTGGCCGGATACCCGCGCAACATCATCCCGTCGACGATCGTGCTGGACCGCCAGCACCGGGTCGCGGCGGTGTTCCTGCGCCCGGTGCTCGTCACCGACCTGATGCCCACGGTGCAGCGGCTGCTGGCCGAGAAATGA
- a CDS encoding PLP-dependent cysteine synthase family protein: protein MSKLHSRAWVREAVRIIEADANRSADTHLHVFPLPPEWGVDLYLKDESVHPTGSLKHRLARSLLLYGLVNGQIGQNTVLIEASSGSTAVSEAYFARMLGLRFVTVVPRRTSKEKIALIEFYGGECHYVDRAPDMYSEAERLAAECGGHYLDQFTYAERATDWRGNNNIAESVYAQMRAERHPVPSWIVVGAGTGGTSATFGRYVRYKRHTTKIGVVDPENSSFFGAWETGALDYATGMPSRIEGIGRPRVEPSFVPGVIDEMFQVPDAGSLAAIRLLRDHTGHWAGGSTGTNLYGAFVLISRMIAEGQAGSVVTLLCDGGERYANTYYSDEWLAEQDIDITPYRAKFDEFLLSGKFEG from the coding sequence ATGAGCAAGCTCCACAGCCGCGCTTGGGTGCGTGAGGCCGTCCGGATCATCGAGGCCGACGCGAACCGCAGCGCCGATACCCACCTGCACGTTTTCCCGCTGCCCCCGGAATGGGGCGTGGACCTCTACCTCAAGGACGAGTCCGTCCACCCGACCGGCTCGCTCAAGCACCGGCTGGCCCGCTCGTTGCTGCTGTACGGGCTGGTGAACGGCCAGATCGGCCAGAACACCGTGCTGATCGAGGCGTCCAGCGGCTCGACCGCGGTCTCGGAGGCGTACTTCGCCCGGATGCTCGGCCTGCGGTTCGTGACCGTGGTGCCGCGGCGGACGAGTAAGGAGAAGATCGCCCTCATCGAGTTCTACGGCGGCGAGTGCCACTACGTCGACCGCGCGCCGGACATGTACTCCGAGGCCGAGCGCCTGGCCGCCGAGTGCGGCGGGCACTACCTCGACCAGTTCACCTACGCCGAGCGCGCGACGGACTGGCGCGGCAACAACAACATCGCCGAATCGGTGTACGCGCAGATGCGGGCCGAGCGGCACCCGGTGCCGAGCTGGATCGTGGTCGGCGCGGGCACCGGCGGCACGAGCGCGACCTTCGGCCGGTACGTGCGCTACAAGCGGCACACCACCAAGATCGGCGTGGTGGACCCGGAGAACTCGTCGTTCTTCGGCGCCTGGGAGACCGGCGCGCTGGACTACGCGACGGGCATGCCGTCACGGATCGAGGGCATCGGGCGGCCGCGGGTCGAGCCGTCGTTCGTGCCCGGCGTGATCGACGAGATGTTCCAGGTCCCCGACGCGGGCTCGCTGGCCGCGATCCGGCTGCTGCGCGACCACACCGGCCACTGGGCAGGCGGCTCGACCGGGACCAACCTGTACGGCGCGTTCGTGCTCATCTCGCGCATGATCGCCGAGGGCCAGGCCGGCTCGGTCGTCACACTCCTGTGCGACGGCGGCGAGCGCTACGCCAACACCTACTACTCCGACGAATGGCTCGCCGAGCAGGACATCGACATCACGCCGTACCGCGCGAAGTTCGACGAGTTCCTGCTCAGCGGCAAGTTCGAAGGCTAA
- a CDS encoding cytochrome c biogenesis CcdA family protein, with product MNSVSELAISGPLLLAAGVALVAGAISFASPCVVPLVPGYLAYLAALVGADAPAVRADEERKKGRYAVVGAAGLFVLGFTVVFVATLGTLVWLADTLLINQDLLQRVGGVLTIAMALVFLGWIPGLQREVRSHRVPGGGLWGAPILGAVFGLGWTPCIGPTLSAVTSLASATGGAAARGYLLVLVYCIGLGVPFLLIAVGARWAVRATDWLRRNGRRVQVVGGALLLAVGILLVTGLWGDVMGWLRNSVASNLELPL from the coding sequence GTGAACTCCGTGTCCGAGCTGGCGATCTCCGGACCGCTGCTGCTCGCCGCGGGGGTGGCGCTGGTGGCGGGCGCGATCTCGTTCGCCTCGCCCTGCGTGGTGCCGCTCGTGCCCGGGTACCTGGCGTACCTCGCGGCGCTCGTCGGTGCCGACGCCCCCGCCGTGCGCGCCGACGAGGAACGCAAGAAGGGCCGCTACGCCGTGGTCGGCGCCGCCGGCCTGTTCGTGCTCGGGTTCACCGTGGTGTTCGTCGCCACGCTGGGCACGCTCGTCTGGCTCGCCGACACCCTGCTGATCAACCAGGACCTGTTGCAGCGCGTCGGCGGCGTGCTGACGATCGCCATGGCGCTGGTCTTCCTCGGCTGGATTCCCGGCCTGCAACGGGAAGTCCGCTCGCACCGCGTGCCGGGCGGCGGCCTCTGGGGCGCGCCGATCCTCGGCGCCGTCTTCGGGCTCGGCTGGACGCCGTGCATCGGGCCGACGCTCTCGGCCGTGACCAGCCTCGCCAGCGCGACCGGCGGCGCGGCCGCCCGCGGCTACCTGCTGGTGCTCGTCTACTGCATCGGGCTCGGCGTGCCGTTCCTGCTGATCGCGGTCGGCGCCCGCTGGGCCGTGCGCGCCACCGACTGGCTCCGCCGCAACGGCCGCCGCGTGCAGGTGGTCGGCGGGGCGCTGCTGCTGGCCGTCGGGATCCTCCTGGTCACCGGGCTCTGGGGAGACGTCATGGGCTGGCTCCGCAATTCCGTCGCCTCCAACCTCGAGCTGCCACTGTGA
- a CDS encoding DUF4229 domain-containing protein encodes MQERADHLPRDLTIYIVARFALVAVVAWVLSLVGVPLLVALLIGLVVGLPVGLLVFRSLNARVTAGLAKRNESRARARAALRAQLRGDTGVDNISADNIGIESDHRTA; translated from the coding sequence ATGCAGGAACGCGCTGATCATCTGCCTCGTGACCTGACGATCTACATCGTCGCGCGCTTCGCGCTGGTGGCCGTTGTGGCCTGGGTGTTGTCGCTGGTCGGGGTGCCGCTGCTGGTCGCACTGCTGATCGGGCTCGTCGTGGGCCTGCCGGTCGGGCTGCTGGTCTTCCGCTCGCTGAACGCGCGCGTGACCGCCGGGCTGGCCAAGCGCAACGAGTCCCGCGCCCGCGCCCGCGCCGCCCTGCGCGCGCAGCTGCGCGGTGACACCGGCGTTGACAACATCAGCGCCGACAACATCGGCATCGAGTCCGATCACCGGACCGCATGA
- a CDS encoding MinD/ParA family ATP-binding protein has protein sequence MTGPSEEAATGQSDQAQEPAAELFSEERTDSTPHPNSDAFEVQPTQVVASPNPNSGPYATPQPTAQPGYPAGQYDQNLPPLQPQQPYTGYPQQQAAPQQPGPGAGPQQPVGPGQAGPGLPQPGGRPGPNGPDDLATAHLVKQAKRTPQSGWRKALYLGTGKLVNPGESPADRRRRELIARVNQPLRGCYKIAMLSLKGGVGKTTTTTTLGSTFASLRGDRVVAVDANPDRGTLSQKIAIETTATVRHLLRDAGKITRYSDVRSYTSQGSSRLEILASEQDPAVSEAFSEDDYRRTVNLLEHFYNIVLTDCGTGLMHSAMKGVLDAADALVVVSSGSVDGARSASATLDWLEAHGYGDLVKRSVVVINSVRPKGSSVDLDKLSAHFGAKVRAVCRVPFDPHLEEGAEIELERLAAGTRLSLLELAATVADGFGGQQYR, from the coding sequence GTGACCGGACCCAGTGAAGAGGCTGCCACCGGGCAGTCCGACCAGGCCCAGGAGCCCGCGGCCGAGCTGTTCTCCGAGGAACGCACAGACTCGACGCCGCACCCGAACTCGGACGCGTTCGAAGTGCAGCCCACGCAGGTCGTCGCCTCGCCCAACCCGAACTCGGGCCCGTACGCGACGCCGCAGCCCACGGCGCAGCCGGGTTACCCGGCGGGCCAGTACGACCAGAACCTGCCGCCGCTCCAGCCACAGCAGCCGTACACGGGATATCCGCAGCAGCAGGCCGCTCCGCAGCAGCCTGGCCCCGGCGCTGGTCCGCAGCAGCCCGTCGGCCCTGGCCAGGCTGGTCCCGGCCTGCCGCAGCCGGGCGGGCGCCCGGGCCCGAACGGACCGGACGACCTGGCCACCGCCCACCTGGTCAAGCAGGCCAAGCGGACCCCGCAGTCGGGCTGGCGCAAGGCGCTGTACCTGGGCACCGGCAAGCTGGTGAACCCGGGGGAGAGCCCGGCCGACCGGCGTCGCCGGGAGCTGATCGCGCGGGTCAACCAGCCGCTGCGCGGGTGCTACAAGATCGCGATGCTGAGCCTCAAGGGCGGCGTCGGCAAGACCACCACGACGACCACGCTGGGCTCGACGTTCGCCTCACTGCGCGGCGACCGCGTGGTGGCCGTGGACGCGAACCCGGACCGCGGCACGCTTTCGCAGAAGATCGCCATCGAGACCACCGCGACGGTGCGCCACCTGCTGCGCGACGCCGGGAAGATCACCCGCTACAGCGACGTCCGCTCGTACACCTCGCAGGGCTCGAGCCGGCTGGAGATCCTGGCCAGCGAGCAGGACCCGGCCGTGTCGGAGGCCTTCTCGGAGGACGACTACCGGCGCACGGTGAACCTGCTGGAGCACTTCTACAACATCGTGCTCACCGACTGCGGCACCGGCCTGATGCACTCGGCGATGAAGGGTGTCCTGGACGCCGCGGACGCGCTCGTGGTCGTCTCGTCCGGCTCCGTCGACGGCGCCCGCAGCGCCTCGGCCACGCTCGACTGGCTCGAGGCCCACGGCTACGGCGACCTGGTGAAACGCTCCGTGGTGGTGATCAACTCGGTGCGCCCGAAGGGCAGCTCGGTCGACCTGGACAAGCTCTCGGCCCACTTCGGCGCGAAGGTCCGGGCCGTCTGCCGCGTGCCGTTCGACCCGCACCTGGAAGAGGGCGCGGAGATCGAGCTGGAACGCCTGGCCGCCGGCACCCGGCTCTCGCTGCTGGAACTGGCCGCCACCGTCGCGGACGGATTCGGCGGGCAGCAGTACCGCTGA
- the ccsB gene encoding c-type cytochrome biogenesis protein CcsB, translating to MQVNETLSQYSDWLYTTTVAIYVLALCFSLFEQAFGAKGRRAAERSAQRSLVGAGAPVVEDADVPAEPEAPREIGRPERIGRMGVSLLVLGALLQLSAIVLRGFAVHRAPWGNMYEYGMTVTFVTVVAWLVVIRKFPVRHLTGFLLLPVVILMFINGTLLYTVAAPVVPALQSYWLYIHVSAAIIGSGVFLVPGVASVLYLFRTANDKNPQRFPKFGPKLPPADVLDRIAYRATIIAFPVFTFGVLCGAVWAEAAWGRFWGWDPKETVAFIAWVVYAAYLHSRATAGWRGQRAAVINVVGFAVTIFNLFFINLVTAGLHSYAGVN from the coding sequence ATGCAGGTCAACGAGACTCTGTCGCAGTACAGCGACTGGTTGTACACCACCACGGTGGCGATCTACGTGCTCGCGCTGTGCTTCTCGCTGTTCGAGCAGGCCTTCGGGGCGAAGGGCCGTCGCGCCGCCGAGCGCAGCGCGCAGCGTTCGCTGGTCGGGGCCGGCGCGCCGGTGGTCGAGGACGCGGACGTCCCGGCCGAGCCGGAGGCGCCGCGCGAGATCGGCCGTCCCGAGCGGATCGGCCGCATGGGCGTTTCGCTGCTGGTGCTGGGCGCCCTGCTCCAGCTTTCGGCCATCGTGCTGCGCGGTTTCGCGGTGCACCGCGCGCCGTGGGGCAACATGTACGAGTACGGCATGACGGTCACCTTCGTGACCGTGGTCGCCTGGCTCGTGGTGATCCGGAAGTTCCCGGTCCGCCACCTCACCGGCTTCCTGCTGCTGCCCGTCGTGATCCTGATGTTCATCAACGGCACGCTGCTGTACACCGTCGCCGCCCCGGTGGTGCCCGCGCTGCAGTCGTACTGGCTCTACATCCACGTTTCGGCCGCGATCATCGGCTCCGGCGTGTTCCTGGTGCCGGGCGTCGCGAGCGTGCTCTACCTGTTCCGCACCGCGAACGACAAGAACCCGCAGCGGTTCCCGAAGTTCGGGCCGAAGCTGCCGCCCGCCGACGTGCTCGACCGGATCGCCTACCGCGCGACGATCATCGCGTTCCCCGTGTTCACCTTCGGCGTGCTGTGCGGCGCGGTGTGGGCCGAGGCGGCGTGGGGCCGGTTCTGGGGCTGGGACCCGAAGGAGACGGTCGCCTTCATCGCCTGGGTGGTCTACGCGGCGTACCTGCACTCCCGCGCCACCGCGGGCTGGCGCGGGCAGCGCGCCGCGGTGATCAACGTGGTCGGCTTCGCCGTGACGATCTTCAACCTGTTCTTCATCAACCTGGTTACTGCCGGACTGCACTCCTACGCCGGGGTGAACTGA